tccaggatctactagagaagcagacacggctgcgagaacgaaaaacggcgctggaaacatccagagctgacgctcgcaaatccgcggtaagttttcatcgcgattttaatactccttccacttctactccgcgtgtttctctgcacagagcccaggcttcgagaacacggtcagcccaaatgaacttcactcctgcaccggcacacccacggcgaaaggcgcgagctaggactggagcgatgacccaaccgccgccaccggtcttcgagatcccgaccaggaaccgctttgccgccctctgcgagacggaatgcaacgctgtggtcatcggagactcaatcgtccggaacgtacgcgcttcctccactaaaggtaaggtgcgcactcattgttttcctggcgcccgtgttcttgatgtctctgcgcaggtacctgcgatcctgaaggacgatgctaacgtcggagctgtcgtgctgcacgcgggggtgaatgacgtcaggatgaggcagtcggagatcctgaagagggacttcaggagtctgatcgagacggtacgcaacgcatcgcccacggcgaggatcatcgtatcagggccgcttcctacctaccgacgagggaatgaaaagttcagtagactatttgctctaaataaatggttgatgtcatggtgtattgaacagaagctgctctttgttgataattttgatctgttctgggagcgacctaggctcttccgccctgacggcctgcaccccagcagcatcggagcggttcttctgtctgacaacatctcaaagacgctacgcaccgcttgactacgtctcccagcggtaagtcaaaacttcaaccatagtctgtgttcctcccactcatctgttagaaatgttac
Above is a genomic segment from Triplophysa rosa linkage group LG17, Trosa_1v2, whole genome shotgun sequence containing:
- the LOC130568436 gene encoding uncharacterized protein LOC130568436 isoform X2, which produces MANVSDVFVPLCADEETIALQSELEAVEKQIQDLLEKQTRLRERKTALETSRADARKSAVPAILKDDANVGAVVLHAGVNDVRMRQSEILKRDFRSLIETVRNASPTARIIVSGPLPTYRRGNEKFSRLFALNKWLMSWCIEQKLLFVDNFDLFWERPRLFRPDGLHPSSIGAVLLSDNISKTLRTA
- the LOC130568436 gene encoding uncharacterized protein LOC130568436 isoform X1; its protein translation is MANVSDVFVPLCADEETIALQSELEAVEKQIQDLLEKQTRLRERKTALETSRADARKSAVSFHRDFNTPSTSTPRVSLHRAQASRTRSAQMNFTPAPAHPRRKARARTGAMTQPPPPVFEIPTRNRFAALCETECNAVVIGDSIVRNVPAILKDDANVGAVVLHAGVNDVRMRQSEILKRDFRSLIETVRNASPTARIIVSGPLPTYRRGNEKFSRLFALNKWLMSWCIEQKLLFVDNFDLFWERPRLFRPDGLHPSSIGAVLLSDNISKTLRTA
- the LOC130568436 gene encoding uncharacterized protein LOC130568436 isoform X3, giving the protein MNFTPAPAHPRRKARARTGAMTQPPPPVFEIPTRNRFAALCETECNAVVIGDSIVRNVPAILKDDANVGAVVLHAGVNDVRMRQSEILKRDFRSLIETVRNASPTARIIVSGPLPTYRRGNEKFSRLFALNKWLMSWCIEQKLLFVDNFDLFWERPRLFRPDGLHPSSIGAVLLSDNISKTLRTA